In the Klebsiella aerogenes KCTC 2190 genome, one interval contains:
- a CDS encoding NAD(P)/FAD-dependent oxidoreductase, whose product MNTLRCDILILGAGPAGMAAALSAAACNKQVIILDDNPAPGGQIWRAGPQATQPALARRYRDAIAASAAIRLVNGARLIARPSAYSVLFETADGGGVVHWQKLILCCGARELSLPFPGWTLPGVTGAGGLQAQIKQGLALKGEKVVIAGSGPLLLAVADTVNKAGGEVTSIIEQAPLPALLRFAGGLWRWPQKLRQLATLAPKGYLSGTQVIRAHGTTRLEAVTLRQRGVERTIACDRLAIGYGLIPNIETALLFGCATAQEAIQVNRWQQTSIADIYAAGECTGFGGSELALAEGEIAGFAAAGASHQAQALFARRARWQRFADAINRAFRLAESLKNAATPESLLCRCEDVRCGDVAAAGGWPQAKLTQRCGMGACQGRTCAASARWLYGWPLPQPREPLAPARAETLIALARLSAEP is encoded by the coding sequence ATGAACACGCTGCGCTGTGACATTTTAATCCTCGGCGCCGGCCCCGCAGGGATGGCGGCCGCGCTCTCCGCCGCCGCCTGCAATAAACAGGTGATTATTCTCGACGATAATCCCGCCCCTGGCGGGCAAATCTGGCGTGCCGGTCCGCAGGCGACGCAGCCCGCCCTGGCCCGGCGCTACCGCGACGCCATCGCCGCGTCTGCCGCCATCCGGTTAGTGAACGGCGCGCGGCTGATTGCCCGCCCCTCCGCGTACAGTGTGCTGTTTGAAACCGCCGACGGCGGTGGCGTGGTTCACTGGCAGAAACTGATCCTCTGCTGCGGCGCGCGCGAGCTGTCGCTGCCCTTTCCCGGCTGGACCTTACCCGGCGTGACCGGCGCGGGCGGCCTGCAGGCGCAAATCAAACAGGGCCTGGCGCTGAAAGGAGAAAAGGTGGTGATTGCCGGCAGCGGTCCGCTACTGCTGGCGGTGGCGGATACGGTGAACAAGGCCGGAGGCGAAGTGACAAGTATCATTGAGCAAGCGCCGCTACCGGCACTGCTGCGCTTCGCCGGTGGGCTGTGGCGCTGGCCGCAGAAGCTGCGCCAGTTAGCGACGCTGGCTCCGAAAGGCTATCTTAGCGGCACGCAGGTGATCCGCGCTCACGGCACAACGCGGCTGGAAGCCGTTACGTTGCGCCAGCGCGGCGTCGAGCGAACTATCGCCTGCGATCGGCTGGCTATCGGCTACGGGCTGATACCCAATATCGAGACGGCGCTGCTGTTTGGCTGCGCCACGGCGCAGGAGGCGATACAGGTTAACCGCTGGCAGCAGACCAGCATCGCGGATATCTACGCCGCCGGCGAGTGCACCGGTTTCGGCGGTAGCGAACTGGCGCTGGCGGAGGGCGAAATCGCCGGTTTTGCCGCCGCCGGGGCCAGCCATCAAGCGCAGGCGTTATTTGCCCGCCGCGCCCGCTGGCAGCGCTTCGCCGACGCCATAAATCGCGCCTTCCGGCTGGCGGAATCTTTGAAAAACGCGGCGACGCCGGAGAGCCTGCTGTGCCGCTGCGAGGATGTGCGCTGCGGCGATGTGGCGGCCGCCGGAGGCTGGCCGCAGGCCAAACTTACCCAGCGCTGCGGAATGGGCGCCTGTCAGGGGCGCACCTGCGCCGCCAGCGCCCGCTGGTTGTATGGCTGGCCGCTGCCGCAGCCGAGAGAACCGCTGGCCCCTGCCCGCGCGGAAACGCTTATTGCCCTCGCCAGGTTGAGCGCCGAGCCGTAA
- a CDS encoding (2Fe-2S)-binding protein, with translation MNATLTIIVDGEALTVPEGISVAAALALTGDPTTRQGVNGGLRAPFCGMGVCQECRVTVDGLRVLACQTLCRSDMQIERSRDEHAAL, from the coding sequence ATGAATGCCACGCTCACTATCATCGTTGATGGCGAAGCGCTGACGGTGCCGGAAGGGATCAGCGTGGCGGCGGCGCTGGCGTTGACCGGCGACCCCACCACCCGCCAGGGGGTTAACGGCGGCCTCCGCGCGCCGTTTTGCGGCATGGGCGTCTGCCAGGAGTGCCGGGTCACCGTCGATGGCCTACGGGTGCTGGCCTGCCAGACCCTGTGCCGGTCCGATATGCAAATAGAAAGGAGCCGCGATGAACACGCTGCGCTGTGA
- a CDS encoding NAD(P)/FAD-dependent oxidoreductase, which translates to MKQCDVIVIGAGIIGAACAWQLAKRGQSVTLIDDGQPGATAAGMGHLVCMDDDPAELALSAWSLERWRAITPRMPDNCAWRGCGTLWLAESEEEMAGAGDKQRRMAGHQVHSELQTPQQIAGREPLLRDGLAGGLWVPGDGIVYAPNVARWLITDAGNHLTCLRDSVQTIDEPQVLLASGKRLQARAIVVACGLEANALLAENWLRPKKGQLAITDRYGPQVHHQLVELGYGASAHGGGTSVAFNLQPRPTGQLLIGSSRQFDNRKRELDLPLLAQMLDRARHFVPALATLNIIRCWSGLRAASPDGNPLIGPHPTRRGLWLALGHEGLGVTTAPASAELLAAQILDERCPLAPDAWLPARLSQQEAIA; encoded by the coding sequence GTGAAGCAGTGCGACGTCATCGTGATCGGCGCCGGGATCATCGGCGCCGCCTGCGCGTGGCAGCTGGCGAAGCGGGGGCAGAGCGTGACGCTTATCGATGACGGTCAGCCTGGCGCGACGGCGGCCGGTATGGGCCATCTGGTGTGCATGGATGACGACCCCGCCGAGCTTGCATTATCGGCATGGTCGCTGGAACGCTGGCGCGCTATCACGCCACGGATGCCCGACAATTGCGCCTGGCGCGGCTGCGGTACGCTGTGGCTGGCGGAAAGCGAAGAAGAGATGGCCGGGGCTGGCGACAAACAGCGGCGGATGGCCGGCCATCAGGTGCACAGCGAACTCCAGACCCCGCAGCAGATCGCCGGGCGCGAGCCGCTGCTGCGCGACGGGCTGGCCGGCGGCCTGTGGGTGCCAGGCGATGGCATCGTCTACGCGCCGAACGTCGCCCGCTGGCTGATTACCGATGCCGGAAACCATCTTACCTGCCTGCGCGATAGCGTACAGACGATTGACGAGCCGCAGGTGCTGCTCGCCAGCGGCAAACGGCTACAGGCGCGGGCGATCGTGGTGGCCTGCGGCCTTGAAGCTAACGCGCTGTTAGCGGAAAACTGGCTGCGACCGAAAAAAGGCCAACTGGCGATTACCGATCGCTATGGGCCGCAGGTGCATCACCAGCTGGTTGAGCTGGGTTATGGCGCCAGCGCCCACGGCGGCGGCACCTCGGTGGCGTTTAACCTTCAGCCGCGGCCAACCGGCCAGCTGCTAATTGGCTCTTCGCGTCAGTTTGATAACCGCAAGCGCGAGTTGGATCTGCCCTTGCTGGCGCAGATGCTCGATCGCGCCCGCCATTTCGTGCCGGCGCTGGCGACGTTGAATATCATCCGCTGCTGGAGCGGCCTGCGCGCCGCCTCGCCGGATGGCAACCCGCTGATCGGCCCGCACCCCACCCGCCGTGGTTTATGGCTAGCGCTGGGCCATGAAGGGCTGGGCGTCACCACTGCCCCGGCCTCGGCTGAACTGCTGGCGGCGCAGATCCTCGATGAACGCTGCCCATTGGCTCCCGACGCCTGGCTCCCGGCTCGTTTATCTCAACAGGAGGCGATTGCATGA
- a CDS encoding 4-hydroxyproline epimerase: MTAPRPPITLRAIDSHTGGEPTRLIVDGFPDLGDGSMAERRVRFARDFDHWRQAAILEPRGNDVLVGALLCKPVSAAATAGVIFFNNAGFLNMCGHGTIGLIASLAWLGRIKPGVHLIETPVGDVSATLHDDGSVSVQNVPARRWKKQIRVETALGPVIGDIAWGGNWFFLINDHPFAITPEQIPQLTDYAWAVREGLEAAGIRGDDGGVIDHIELFADDDTADSRSFVLCPGKAWDRSPCGTGTSAKLACLAQDGKLQPGEIWRQASIIGSQFTASYQRTAEGIIPTIRGEAWVCGDNQLILNPDDPFCWGIAP, encoded by the coding sequence ATGACCGCGCCACGCCCCCCTATTACGTTGAGAGCTATTGATTCACACACCGGCGGCGAACCAACCCGCCTGATCGTTGACGGATTCCCCGACCTCGGCGACGGCAGCATGGCGGAGCGCCGCGTCCGCTTCGCCCGCGACTTCGACCATTGGCGTCAGGCGGCCATTCTCGAACCGCGCGGTAATGACGTACTGGTCGGCGCGCTGCTGTGCAAACCGGTCTCGGCGGCGGCTACCGCTGGCGTGATTTTCTTCAACAACGCCGGTTTTCTGAATATGTGCGGCCACGGCACAATCGGGCTTATCGCCTCGCTGGCCTGGCTTGGGCGTATCAAGCCTGGCGTACATCTGATTGAAACGCCGGTCGGCGACGTAAGCGCCACGTTGCACGACGATGGCAGCGTATCGGTGCAAAACGTCCCGGCCCGTCGCTGGAAAAAACAGATCCGCGTTGAAACCGCGCTGGGTCCCGTCATCGGCGATATTGCCTGGGGCGGCAACTGGTTTTTCCTGATTAACGACCACCCGTTCGCCATTACCCCCGAACAAATTCCACAGCTCACCGACTACGCCTGGGCAGTGCGCGAGGGGCTGGAAGCCGCGGGGATCCGCGGCGACGACGGAGGAGTTATCGATCATATTGAGCTGTTCGCTGATGACGATACCGCCGACAGCCGCAGCTTCGTACTCTGTCCGGGAAAGGCCTGGGATCGCTCGCCGTGCGGTACCGGCACCAGCGCCAAGCTGGCCTGCCTGGCGCAGGATGGCAAGCTGCAGCCGGGGGAAATCTGGCGTCAGGCCAGCATCATCGGTAGCCAGTTTACCGCCAGCTACCAACGCACCGCTGAAGGCATCATCCCAACGATCCGCGGCGAAGCCTGGGTCTGCGGCGATAACCAATTGATCCTCAACCCTGACGATCCCTTCTGCTGGGGGATCGCGCCGTGA
- a CDS encoding AraC family transcriptional regulator: MIGVSDAPPPRAVNQPELAVDELSQICEGLARQRPENMPALLNALALIAPLLNAIPNVVFFIKDRQARYLLANLTLARRCGFKSVSSLLGKTSADVFPSALGQGYTEQDLRVLREGVTLRDQLEMHLYNGRERGWCLTQKLALRDISGQVIGMAGISHDLQEAHARHPAWQRLAIVDDHIRRHYHRPIAMEELTALSGMSIAQIERYCKRIFHLTPRQMIHKVRLEKATELLAGDTPITDIALQCGYTDHSAFSRQFKAMTGSTPRDFRLTLLG, from the coding sequence ATGATCGGTGTTTCTGATGCGCCGCCGCCGCGCGCGGTTAACCAACCTGAGCTGGCCGTCGATGAGCTAAGCCAGATCTGCGAAGGGCTGGCGCGCCAGCGGCCGGAAAATATGCCCGCGCTGCTGAATGCGCTGGCGCTGATTGCGCCCCTGCTCAATGCCATCCCTAATGTGGTCTTTTTTATCAAAGATCGTCAGGCGCGCTATCTGCTGGCGAACCTGACGCTGGCCCGCCGCTGTGGTTTCAAAAGCGTCTCCTCGCTGCTGGGCAAAACCTCCGCCGATGTCTTTCCTTCCGCGCTGGGTCAGGGTTATACCGAGCAGGATCTTCGGGTGTTGCGCGAAGGCGTGACCCTGCGCGATCAGCTGGAAATGCATCTCTACAATGGTCGCGAGCGCGGCTGGTGCCTGACGCAGAAACTGGCGCTACGCGATATCAGCGGGCAGGTGATCGGCATGGCCGGGATCTCGCACGATCTGCAGGAGGCCCACGCCCGCCATCCGGCGTGGCAGCGGCTGGCGATCGTCGACGATCATATCCGCCGCCATTATCACCGGCCGATCGCCATGGAAGAGTTGACCGCCTTAAGCGGAATGTCGATTGCGCAGATCGAACGCTACTGCAAACGGATCTTTCATCTCACACCGCGGCAAATGATCCACAAAGTGCGGCTGGAAAAAGCTACCGAACTGCTGGCTGGCGATACGCCGATTACCGATATCGCCCTGCAGTGCGGGTATACCGATCACAGCGCCTTTAGCCGCCAGTTCAAGGCGATGACCGGCTCGACGCCGCGCGATTTTCGCCTCACGCTGCTCGGATAA
- a CDS encoding dihydrodipicolinate synthase family protein, protein MSKKAIHWSGVFPAVSTQFRSDYSLDLDATHAVMKNLVKDGVSGLVVCGSVGENTSLSTDEKLQIIEVAKDAAGGKIPVIAGVAEFTTAFAQKMAKEAERVGVDGIMVMPALVYSSKPHETAAHFRSVASATDLPIMVYNNPPIYKNDVTPDILATLTDCDNIVCFKDSSGDTRRFIDLRNTVGDRFVLFAGLDDVVVESIAVGAEGWISGMSNAFPREGETLFRLARQQRYEEAMALYRWFMPLLHLDARPDLVQCIKLCEELLGRGSAITRPPRLALEGETRQQVVAIVEQALATRPTLPDVGL, encoded by the coding sequence ATGAGCAAAAAAGCGATTCACTGGAGCGGCGTATTCCCGGCGGTCAGCACGCAGTTTCGTAGCGATTACTCCCTCGATTTAGACGCCACTCACGCGGTGATGAAAAACCTGGTGAAAGATGGCGTTTCCGGGCTGGTGGTATGCGGCAGCGTGGGTGAAAACACCTCGCTGAGCACCGATGAAAAACTACAGATTATCGAGGTGGCGAAGGATGCCGCCGGCGGCAAAATTCCGGTCATCGCCGGGGTGGCCGAGTTCACCACCGCCTTTGCCCAGAAAATGGCGAAAGAGGCGGAGCGCGTCGGCGTCGACGGGATCATGGTGATGCCGGCGCTGGTCTACTCCTCAAAACCGCATGAAACCGCGGCCCACTTCCGCAGCGTGGCGAGCGCTACCGACCTGCCGATTATGGTCTACAACAACCCGCCGATTTACAAAAACGACGTGACGCCGGACATTCTCGCCACCCTGACCGACTGCGACAACATCGTCTGCTTTAAAGACTCCTCCGGCGATACCCGCCGCTTTATCGACCTGCGTAACACCGTTGGCGACCGCTTCGTGCTGTTTGCCGGGCTGGATGACGTGGTGGTGGAAAGTATTGCCGTCGGCGCGGAAGGCTGGATCTCCGGAATGTCCAACGCCTTCCCGCGCGAAGGGGAAACGTTATTCCGTCTCGCCCGCCAGCAGCGTTACGAAGAGGCGATGGCGTTGTACCGCTGGTTCATGCCGCTGCTGCATCTCGATGCGCGTCCGGATCTGGTGCAGTGCATCAAGCTGTGTGAAGAGTTGCTGGGCCGCGGTAGCGCCATTACCCGTCCGCCGCGTCTGGCGCTGGAAGGCGAAACGCGCCAGCAGGTGGTGGCGATCGTTGAACAGGCGCTGGCCACTCGTCCGACGCTGCCGGATGTCGGCCTCTGA
- a CDS encoding aldehyde dehydrogenase (NADP(+)) has product MNASQTMAGRQFIAGRRIASGEATLLSLRAVDGEATGHRFYPASCEEAAQAAEAAQQAFAVYSQTTPQQRARFLNAIADELDALGEAFFAIAGQETALPLARLQGERARTSGQLRMFAGVILRGDTFAARIDIALADRQPLPRPDLRQYQQALGPVAVFGASNFPLAFSTAGGDTASALAAGCPVVVKAHPGHMATAELTAEAIVRAVVRCGLPGGVFNMIFGTDIGAELVRHPAIQAVGFTGSLAGGKALYQLAQQRPQPIPLFAEMSAINPLIILPQALQTRAEALANELVASFTLGGGQFCTRPGLILALRGAGLERFKSALCAAVAGSPPQVLLNAPTLQHYRQGVAALAAHPRIEKLASGIAAGAGQAQTLLWQAQVEDLLAQDTLLQTEVFGPLSLLVEVDDEAQLKAVVKALQGQLTATLHAEADDGPLAASLLPLLCEKAGRVLFNGYPTGVEVCDAMVHGGPWPATTDARGTSVGSRAIERFLRPVCLQNAPAALLPPALQDANPLNLLRLVNGQWTREAISSSH; this is encoded by the coding sequence ATGAATGCATCTCAGACCATGGCGGGACGGCAGTTTATCGCCGGACGCCGTATTGCCAGCGGTGAGGCGACGCTATTGAGCCTGCGGGCGGTGGACGGCGAAGCCACCGGCCACCGCTTTTATCCGGCTTCCTGTGAGGAAGCCGCTCAGGCCGCAGAAGCCGCGCAGCAGGCCTTTGCCGTCTATTCACAAACCACGCCGCAGCAGCGGGCGCGCTTTCTCAACGCCATTGCTGATGAACTGGATGCGCTGGGCGAGGCGTTTTTTGCTATCGCCGGGCAGGAGACCGCGCTGCCGCTGGCGCGGCTACAGGGTGAACGGGCGCGCACCAGCGGCCAGTTGCGGATGTTTGCTGGCGTGATCCTGCGCGGCGATACCTTCGCCGCCCGTATTGATATCGCCTTAGCCGACCGTCAGCCGCTGCCGCGCCCGGACCTGCGCCAGTATCAGCAGGCGTTAGGGCCGGTGGCGGTGTTTGGCGCCAGCAACTTTCCGTTGGCCTTTTCCACCGCCGGCGGCGATACCGCCTCGGCGCTGGCGGCTGGCTGTCCGGTGGTGGTGAAGGCCCATCCGGGCCATATGGCCACCGCCGAGCTGACCGCCGAGGCGATCGTCAGGGCGGTGGTACGGTGCGGTTTACCCGGCGGCGTATTCAATATGATTTTCGGGACCGATATCGGCGCCGAATTGGTCCGTCATCCGGCGATTCAGGCCGTCGGCTTTACCGGTTCGTTAGCCGGCGGTAAGGCGCTGTATCAGCTGGCGCAGCAGCGCCCGCAGCCAATTCCGCTGTTTGCTGAAATGTCGGCGATTAACCCATTGATTATTCTGCCGCAGGCGCTGCAGACGCGGGCCGAGGCGCTGGCAAACGAGCTGGTGGCGTCATTCACCCTCGGCGGCGGCCAGTTCTGTACCCGTCCGGGGCTGATTCTGGCGCTGCGCGGCGCCGGGCTGGAACGCTTTAAGTCGGCGCTGTGCGCGGCGGTAGCGGGCTCCCCGCCGCAGGTGTTGCTCAATGCGCCGACCCTTCAGCACTACCGTCAGGGCGTGGCGGCGCTTGCGGCGCACCCGCGTATCGAGAAGTTGGCGAGCGGCATCGCCGCCGGCGCCGGGCAGGCGCAGACCCTGCTGTGGCAGGCTCAGGTCGAGGATCTGTTGGCGCAGGATACGCTGCTGCAGACCGAAGTTTTCGGCCCGCTATCGCTACTGGTGGAAGTGGATGATGAGGCCCAACTGAAGGCGGTGGTGAAAGCGCTGCAGGGTCAGCTCACCGCGACGCTGCATGCCGAGGCGGATGATGGCCCGCTGGCGGCGAGCCTTCTACCGCTGCTTTGTGAGAAGGCCGGACGGGTGCTGTTTAACGGTTATCCCACCGGCGTGGAAGTGTGCGATGCGATGGTCCACGGCGGCCCGTGGCCGGCGACCACCGACGCACGCGGGACCTCGGTCGGCAGCCGGGCGATTGAACGCTTTCTGCGCCCGGTCTGTCTGCAGAACGCGCCCGCCGCCCTGTTACCGCCGGCGCTGCAGGATGCGAACCCTTTGAACCTGCTGCGCCTGGTCAACGGCCAGTGGACCCGGGAAGCGATTTCCTCCTCTCATTGA
- a CDS encoding APC family permease, whose translation MTIHSTHNSQTRVAESGKFKKQLTLTDLTFIGLGAIFGSGWLFAASHVASIAGPAGIASWVIGGFAVLLLGIVYCELGAALPRAGGIIRYPVFSHGELMGYLLGFITLIAFSSLISIEIVAARQYAAAWFPALTQPGSSSPTLLGWVVQFLLLCFFFALNYYSVKTFARSNNFISVLKFLVPLLVVVTLFAFFKPENLHAQGIAPFGMSGVEAAISAGGIIFAYLGLTPIISVASEVQKPQRTIPIALILSVVLSTIIYVLLQLAFLGSIPTEMLNGGWAEVSKQFSLPYRDIAITLGMGWLAFMVISDAIISPSGTGNIYMNATPRVIYGWAKAGTFFKAFTHIDKASGIPRPALWLTFGLSIFWTLPFPSWEQLISVVSAALVLSYAIAPVTAAGLRRNAPDLPRPFRVRAFGIIGPVSFMISALIVYWSGWNTLSWLLGLQIVMFVVYVMCKGKVPEHTVSLAQQVKSSLWLIVFYALIILFSWLGSFGGLNVIGHPWDTVLVAAMSLGIYYWGARSCLPQANFSGDEEE comes from the coding sequence ATGACCATTCACTCTACGCATAACAGTCAAACCCGCGTTGCAGAGTCGGGTAAGTTTAAAAAACAGCTGACCCTAACCGATCTCACCTTTATCGGCCTGGGGGCAATTTTCGGCTCCGGATGGTTATTCGCCGCCAGCCACGTCGCATCCATCGCTGGTCCGGCCGGGATCGCATCGTGGGTGATCGGCGGCTTTGCGGTGCTGCTGCTGGGGATTGTCTACTGCGAGCTGGGGGCGGCGCTGCCGCGCGCCGGCGGCATTATTCGCTACCCGGTCTTTTCCCACGGCGAGCTGATGGGCTATCTACTGGGGTTCATCACCCTGATCGCTTTCTCCAGCCTGATCTCGATTGAAATTGTCGCCGCCCGGCAATATGCCGCCGCCTGGTTTCCGGCGCTGACCCAACCGGGCTCCAGTTCGCCGACGCTGCTGGGGTGGGTGGTGCAGTTCTTGCTACTCTGTTTCTTCTTTGCGCTTAACTACTACAGCGTTAAGACCTTCGCCCGATCGAACAACTTCATCAGCGTGCTCAAGTTTCTGGTGCCGCTGCTGGTGGTGGTGACGCTGTTCGCCTTCTTTAAACCGGAGAACCTGCACGCTCAGGGGATTGCGCCGTTCGGCATGTCCGGGGTGGAAGCGGCGATCAGCGCGGGCGGAATTATCTTCGCTTATCTGGGACTGACGCCGATTATCTCGGTGGCCAGCGAAGTACAAAAGCCGCAGCGGACTATCCCTATTGCGTTGATTTTATCAGTGGTGCTGTCGACGATTATCTACGTGCTGCTGCAGCTGGCGTTCCTTGGCAGTATCCCCACCGAGATGCTGAACGGCGGCTGGGCCGAGGTGAGCAAACAGTTCTCGCTGCCGTATCGCGATATCGCCATTACCCTCGGCATGGGTTGGCTGGCCTTTATGGTGATAAGCGATGCGATTATCTCCCCGAGCGGCACCGGCAATATCTATATGAACGCGACGCCGCGGGTGATCTACGGCTGGGCGAAGGCGGGTACTTTCTTTAAGGCCTTTACCCATATTGATAAAGCGTCCGGGATTCCGCGCCCGGCGCTATGGCTGACCTTTGGGCTGTCGATTTTCTGGACGCTGCCGTTCCCCTCCTGGGAACAGCTCATTAGCGTGGTATCGGCAGCCCTGGTGCTGAGCTACGCCATCGCCCCGGTGACTGCCGCCGGGCTGCGCCGCAACGCGCCGGATCTGCCGCGGCCGTTCCGCGTGCGCGCCTTCGGCATCATCGGCCCGGTATCGTTTATGATCTCGGCGCTGATTGTCTACTGGTCCGGCTGGAATACGCTCTCGTGGCTGTTGGGGCTGCAAATCGTGATGTTTGTCGTCTACGTGATGTGCAAAGGTAAGGTGCCGGAACATACCGTGAGCCTGGCGCAGCAGGTGAAGTCTTCGCTGTGGCTGATCGTTTTTTATGCGTTGATTATCCTCTTTTCCTGGCTGGGCAGCTTCGGCGGGCTTAATGTTATCGGTCACCCCTGGGATACGGTGCTGGTGGCGGCGATGTCGTTGGGGATTTACTACTGGGGGGCGCGCAGCTGCCTGCCGCAGGCTAACTTTAGCGGAGACGAAGAAGAGTAA
- a CDS encoding Ldh family oxidoreductase — protein sequence MESVTLSLPEAYDLALEVLSANGFSADHAAAIARNVAAGERDGCASHGLWRLLGIVDTLRKGKVSPDAEPQIHDQAPAIARADAGGAFSLLAYERALPLLLEKARHSGIAALAINRCVHFSALFADIEPLTEAGLVGLACTPSHAWVAPAGGTRPLFGTNPIAFGWPRRDKPPFIVDMATSAAARGEIQLHQRAGKALPEGWGIDSQGQPTTDAAEVLNGAMLTFGGHKGSALAAMVELLAGPLIGDMTSAESLAWDNGAGGLPYGGELILALDPQRFLGAQAQEQLERAETLFNAMQDQGARLPGERRFACRQQSERQGVAISRSLHDEICALRQGG from the coding sequence ATGGAGTCGGTAACTCTATCGTTACCTGAAGCTTATGACCTGGCGCTGGAGGTACTCAGCGCCAATGGATTTAGCGCCGACCACGCGGCGGCCATTGCACGTAATGTGGCCGCCGGGGAGCGCGACGGCTGCGCTTCCCACGGCCTGTGGCGGCTGTTGGGCATTGTCGATACCTTGCGTAAAGGTAAGGTATCGCCTGATGCCGAGCCGCAAATCCACGATCAGGCGCCGGCGATTGCGCGGGCGGACGCCGGCGGCGCTTTTTCGCTGCTGGCCTACGAGCGCGCGCTGCCGTTACTGCTGGAGAAGGCGCGGCACAGCGGCATTGCGGCGTTGGCGATTAACCGCTGCGTCCATTTTTCCGCGCTGTTTGCCGATATTGAGCCGTTGACCGAGGCAGGGCTGGTGGGGCTGGCCTGCACGCCAAGCCACGCCTGGGTCGCCCCGGCGGGCGGCACGCGTCCGCTGTTCGGCACCAATCCTATAGCTTTTGGCTGGCCGCGGCGGGACAAACCGCCGTTTATTGTTGATATGGCGACCAGCGCCGCGGCGCGCGGAGAGATACAGCTGCATCAGCGCGCCGGCAAAGCGCTACCTGAAGGGTGGGGAATCGACAGTCAGGGACAGCCAACGACCGATGCCGCAGAGGTGCTGAACGGCGCGATGTTAACCTTTGGCGGCCATAAGGGCTCGGCGCTGGCGGCAATGGTTGAGCTGCTGGCCGGGCCGCTTATTGGCGATATGACCAGCGCCGAATCGCTGGCGTGGGATAACGGCGCGGGAGGTCTCCCCTACGGCGGCGAGCTTATCCTGGCGCTGGATCCGCAGCGCTTTCTCGGCGCGCAGGCACAAGAGCAGCTGGAGCGCGCCGAAACGCTGTTCAATGCGATGCAGGATCAGGGCGCGCGGCTGCCGGGCGAGCGGCGTTTCGCCTGCCGCCAGCAGAGTGAGCGGCAGGGGGTCGCCATCAGCCGTTCATTGCATGATGAGATTTGCGCCTTGCGCCAGGGTGGATAA
- a CDS encoding amino acid deaminase has protein sequence MKYHSAPLIPHKSALMSAPANLLAEEVCLPAALLKKSALENNISWMQRYADARGVSLAPHGKTTMTPWIFQAQQRAGAWGIGVGSAWQASAAMASGIQRVLMVNQLVGKANMQVVAQLKAHYRAVDFICCVDSEANVRTLSAFFTAQGQTLDVLIELGVPGGRCGCRSVDDALALAQRVSDLPGLRLRGLELYEGVLHGDDPQPQVEALLQQAAALACRMESLVDGEFILTGAGTVWYDVVCNIWLAAAKPRRCRIVIRPGCYITHDRGIYDLAQQELIARDPIACDLAGDLTSALELMAMVQSVPEADRAVVNFGKRDCAFDAGLPQPITHYRNGQQLALRAESIVSIGIMDQHCMLRLAPGSDVQVGDILLFGTSHPCLTFDKWKTLLLVDDDYNVLDELDTLF, from the coding sequence ATGAAATACCATTCAGCACCGCTCATCCCGCACAAATCCGCCCTCATGTCCGCGCCGGCTAATCTGCTGGCGGAAGAGGTCTGTCTACCCGCCGCGCTGCTAAAAAAGTCGGCGCTGGAAAATAATATTTCATGGATGCAGCGTTACGCCGACGCCCGCGGGGTGTCGCTGGCGCCGCATGGCAAAACGACAATGACGCCATGGATATTTCAGGCGCAGCAGCGAGCGGGAGCGTGGGGGATCGGCGTGGGCAGCGCCTGGCAGGCCAGCGCGGCGATGGCCAGCGGCATCCAACGCGTCCTGATGGTCAATCAGCTGGTCGGCAAGGCCAATATGCAGGTGGTCGCGCAGCTAAAAGCCCACTATCGGGCAGTGGATTTTATCTGCTGCGTCGATAGCGAGGCTAACGTACGCACCCTCTCCGCTTTCTTCACCGCCCAGGGACAAACGCTGGATGTGCTGATTGAACTTGGCGTGCCGGGCGGGCGCTGCGGCTGTCGTAGCGTTGATGACGCGCTGGCGCTGGCGCAGCGGGTAAGCGATCTGCCGGGGTTACGGCTACGCGGACTGGAATTGTATGAAGGAGTGCTGCACGGCGACGATCCGCAACCGCAGGTGGAAGCGTTATTACAACAGGCCGCGGCGCTTGCCTGCCGCATGGAGTCGCTGGTTGACGGCGAATTTATTCTCACCGGCGCGGGCACCGTCTGGTATGACGTGGTGTGCAACATCTGGCTGGCGGCGGCAAAACCGCGCCGCTGCCGTATCGTCATCCGCCCTGGCTGTTATATCACCCACGATCGCGGGATCTACGATCTCGCACAACAAGAGCTGATCGCCCGCGATCCGATTGCCTGCGATCTCGCCGGCGATCTTACATCAGCGCTGGAGCTGATGGCGATGGTGCAATCGGTGCCTGAGGCGGATCGCGCGGTGGTAAACTTCGGCAAGCGCGACTGCGCTTTCGACGCCGGGCTGCCGCAGCCGATCACCCATTATCGTAACGGCCAGCAGTTAGCGCTGCGCGCGGAGTCGATCGTCAGTATCGGCATCATGGATCAGCACTGCATGCTGCGCCTGGCGCCGGGCAGCGATGTGCAGGTCGGCGATATTCTGCTGTTCGGCACCTCGCACCCCTGTCTGACCTTTGATAAGTGGAAGACGTTGCTGCTGGTCGATGACGACTACAATGTGCTGGACGAGCTCGACACGCTGTTTTGA